A single window of Leptospira semungkisensis DNA harbors:
- the prmC gene encoding peptide chain release factor N(5)-glutamine methyltransferase has translation MADSQDNVLTLLKKSEEFLKKKNIPSARLDAEILLADLLKIQRVKLYVDFERPLSVSEKDEYRERIVQRSKFRPTAYIIGRKAFFDSEFQVNESVLIPRPETEELVAWVLEEYSEKASSLNALDLCSGSGCIGISLAKARQNWQVSFSDLSAEALEINRKNIQEILNSQDRSELFQGDLFSSLPPEKTFDLIVSNPPYIPESEKPSIMPDVAEYEPHLALFVQDFENFHKRILIEALPFLKPSGTIYLETHPKYAGWLKETALSLGYSEAISKKDLSGRDSFVRLKRA, from the coding sequence ATGGCCGATTCCCAAGATAACGTTCTCACCCTACTCAAGAAATCCGAAGAATTCCTAAAGAAGAAGAATATCCCTTCCGCAAGATTGGATGCCGAGATACTTCTTGCTGATTTACTCAAGATCCAAAGGGTCAAACTCTACGTAGACTTTGAAAGACCTCTTTCCGTTTCTGAAAAGGACGAGTATAGAGAAAGGATCGTTCAAAGATCCAAGTTCCGGCCCACAGCATACATCATAGGAAGGAAGGCATTCTTCGATTCCGAATTCCAAGTAAACGAATCAGTACTCATTCCAAGACCGGAAACAGAAGAATTAGTTGCCTGGGTCTTAGAAGAATATTCCGAAAAGGCTTCGTCCTTAAACGCTTTGGATCTTTGTTCCGGAAGCGGATGCATAGGCATCAGTCTCGCCAAGGCTCGTCAGAACTGGCAGGTTTCTTTTTCAGATCTCTCTGCGGAAGCATTGGAGATCAATCGTAAGAATATTCAAGAAATCTTAAATTCTCAGGATCGTTCGGAATTATTCCAAGGAGATCTATTTTCTTCTCTTCCTCCGGAGAAGACATTTGATCTGATCGTTTCAAATCCTCCATATATCCCGGAATCGGAAAAACCTTCCATCATGCCGGACGTGGCAGAATACGAGCCTCATTTGGCTCTATTTGTTCAAGACTTCGAGAACTTCCATAAGAGAATTCTAATAGAAGCTTTGCCTTTCTTGAAGCCGAGTGGAACGATCTATTTGGAAACTCATCCTAAGTATGCAGGCTGGCTCAAAGAAACAGCGCTTTCTCTCGGTTATTCCGAAGCCATTTCCAAAAAGGATCTGTCCGGAAGAGATAGTTTTGTCAGATTGAAACGGGCTTAA
- a CDS encoding Crp/Fnr family transcriptional regulator — protein sequence MDLMLESMFSKFGKTYEPNQIIFCENEPGNDFFLIQAGKVKITKTVGNSIKTLDILEQGDIFGEMAILEEQPRSATAIAISEVKVLNFNRANFELLLTKNPTLALKILTIFSVRIYDAKRRLLILLLDDIIGKVADVFLMLYEKMHTHTEFKEVVLNVTVEDVADWCAQPVGEVQKVVNQFAKSGKIEIYSDKIVIHNINDFQRIVSQKRKPA from the coding sequence ATGGATTTAATGCTCGAGTCCATGTTCTCCAAGTTCGGTAAGACCTACGAACCGAACCAGATCATATTTTGCGAGAACGAGCCAGGAAACGATTTCTTTCTCATCCAAGCAGGAAAGGTAAAGATCACCAAAACTGTAGGAAATTCCATCAAGACATTGGATATCCTGGAGCAAGGAGATATCTTCGGAGAGATGGCGATCTTAGAGGAGCAGCCAAGAAGTGCGACTGCAATCGCTATTTCCGAGGTAAAGGTGCTCAACTTCAATCGTGCAAATTTCGAACTCTTACTCACAAAGAACCCTACTCTCGCACTCAAGATCCTAACTATCTTCTCCGTACGTATTTATGATGCTAAACGAAGATTGCTCATCCTTCTTCTGGACGATATCATCGGAAAAGTTGCCGACGTATTTCTCATGCTCTATGAGAAGATGCATACTCACACTGAGTTCAAAGAAGTTGTATTGAACGTAACCGTCGAGGACGTAGCAGACTGGTGCGCCCAGCCTGTGGGAGAGGTCCAAAAGGTGGTTAACCAATTTGCGAAAAGCGGTAAAATCGAGATTTATTCAGATAAAATCGTTATTCACAATATCAACGACTTCCAGAGAATAGTCTCCCAGAAGCGCAAGCCTGCTTAA
- a CDS encoding tetratricopeptide repeat protein: MAGPIIRTYKGGSIIYFEKDRSEDIYVLRQGRVVLTYTAIDTGYEVKEDVRLGEFFGVKSALGKYPREETAQVVGGATVLVFKLNDFEVFVSEKTHLILKMMKVFSSQLRQVHKKLREILGQAEARNPAFELMNVAEVFYKNNNFEHAAYAFGKYLDHYPTGPYAGRATELQDLSRKGTPYPINMPPLVYEAASTSRMTQENLQNIMKPAAEKTNLGAGTDNTITSLYNRAHTFLNVGKFEEAAAIFKDLMVRNDFKYDSEKKLVDNALFQMGVCFLKLNNLETASNTFSAYIKKHPSGESVKESLFHLAEIAEQQGDRQRAGMLFGKVALLPPERDSLSQKARQKAKELSA, encoded by the coding sequence TTGGCTGGGCCCATAATCCGAACTTATAAAGGCGGCTCTATTATTTACTTCGAGAAAGATCGATCGGAGGATATCTATGTCCTTCGCCAAGGTCGCGTCGTACTCACTTACACTGCAATCGATACAGGCTACGAAGTAAAAGAAGATGTGAGACTCGGAGAATTCTTCGGAGTCAAATCCGCTCTCGGAAAATATCCTAGAGAAGAGACCGCTCAAGTAGTGGGCGGAGCCACAGTTCTAGTATTCAAATTAAACGACTTCGAAGTATTCGTTTCCGAAAAAACCCATCTCATTCTCAAGATGATGAAAGTTTTTTCCAGCCAGCTTCGCCAAGTTCATAAGAAATTGAGAGAGATTCTCGGCCAAGCAGAGGCAAGAAATCCCGCGTTCGAGTTAATGAACGTTGCAGAAGTATTCTATAAGAATAATAACTTCGAACATGCTGCCTATGCCTTTGGAAAATACTTGGATCATTATCCGACCGGACCTTATGCAGGAAGAGCCACCGAGCTTCAGGATCTATCTAGAAAGGGAACTCCTTATCCGATCAATATGCCTCCTTTGGTGTACGAAGCTGCTTCTACTAGCAGAATGACCCAAGAGAATCTGCAAAACATCATGAAGCCTGCCGCAGAAAAAACGAACCTGGGCGCAGGCACAGACAACACGATTACTTCTCTCTATAATCGAGCTCATACCTTCTTGAACGTAGGTAAATTCGAAGAGGCCGCTGCAATCTTTAAAGATCTGATGGTTCGCAACGATTTCAAATACGATAGCGAGAAGAAGTTAGTAGATAATGCACTCTTCCAAATGGGAGTCTGCTTCTTAAAATTGAATAATCTGGAAACAGCTAGCAATACCTTCTCCGCATATATCAAAAAGCACCCTTCTGGAGAATCCGTAAAAGAATCCCTTTTCCATTTGGCAGAGATTGCGGAACAACAGGGAGATCGCCAAAGAGCAGGAATGCTATTCGGTAAGGTAGCATTACTTCCTCCCGAGAGAGACAGCCTATCTCAGAAAGCAAGGCAGAAAGCCAAGGAGCTCAGCGCTTAA
- a CDS encoding amidohydrolase family protein, with translation MEWEIVNSKAVTPKGVLENATIRIRDGRIVSISSGTPKDSLPIRLNLGGLFVFPGLINAHDHLLGTYLPKVGTNRPYLNWLPWDNDLKSSVVYAERQQLEPEQLYLLGSYKNLISGVTTVLDHIPHFVQTPFLERSPVRILDHFTLAHSICSYSLNWGDGPEIEYARAKEGNLPFVTHISEGFDEESREAVRYLKSIGCLGENTVLVHGIAFDSEDIKSLAQAKAHLVWCPESNLFMFGKTTSIQEVLEAGINVSLGTDSPMSGSLNLLDEIRSARNFFQKEYGKELDPKIVFRMVTENPAKALRISNDLGSLEAGKIADLLVLSSEKDDAYQALCSADLSSVRLVVRDGKPSYGDHSLKEFFDETGVVGREIKIAGTDKYLAGDPLGLLESVTRALGYKKDLAFFPVG, from the coding sequence ATGGAATGGGAAATCGTAAATTCTAAAGCGGTTACTCCGAAAGGAGTCTTGGAGAACGCAACAATCAGGATCCGAGACGGTAGGATTGTATCGATCTCTTCTGGAACTCCCAAGGATTCCCTTCCCATTCGATTGAATCTGGGCGGGCTATTCGTATTTCCTGGATTAATAAACGCACACGATCATCTTCTGGGCACCTATCTTCCTAAAGTGGGAACCAATCGCCCGTATTTGAATTGGCTTCCTTGGGACAACGATCTCAAATCCTCAGTCGTATACGCCGAAAGACAGCAATTGGAGCCGGAACAACTCTATCTTTTAGGTTCTTATAAGAACTTGATCAGCGGAGTTACGACTGTATTGGATCATATTCCCCACTTCGTCCAAACGCCCTTCTTAGAAAGATCTCCAGTACGGATCCTGGATCATTTTACTTTAGCCCACAGCATTTGTTCTTATTCTTTGAATTGGGGAGACGGACCCGAAATAGAATATGCAAGGGCAAAGGAAGGAAACCTTCCCTTCGTAACTCATATCAGCGAAGGATTTGATGAAGAATCCAGAGAGGCAGTTCGTTATCTAAAGTCTATCGGTTGTTTGGGAGAAAATACGGTACTCGTTCACGGGATCGCATTCGATTCGGAAGATATCAAGAGTCTTGCCCAAGCAAAAGCTCATCTAGTCTGGTGTCCCGAATCCAATTTGTTTATGTTCGGCAAGACCACTTCCATACAAGAGGTCTTAGAGGCTGGGATTAACGTAAGTCTCGGAACTGATTCCCCGATGTCGGGCTCCTTGAACCTTCTGGATGAGATCCGTTCCGCACGAAATTTCTTTCAGAAAGAATACGGCAAAGAATTAGATCCTAAAATTGTGTTTCGCATGGTTACAGAAAATCCGGCCAAAGCTTTACGAATTTCGAATGATTTAGGAAGTTTGGAAGCCGGAAAGATTGCGGATCTACTTGTGCTTTCCTCCGAAAAGGATGACGCGTACCAAGCTCTTTGCTCTGCGGATCTTTCCTCCGTACGTTTGGTAGTGCGGGATGGAAAGCCCTCCTATGGCGACCATTCTTTGAAAGAATTTTTCGACGAAACAGGCGTCGTTGGACGCGAAATTAAGATCGCGGGAACCGATAAATACCTTGCAGGAGACCCCCTAGGGTTGCTAGAATCGGTCACCCGGGCCCTTGGTTACAAAAAGGATTTGGCATTTTTTCCTGTCGGGTGA
- a CDS encoding LIC_10271 family cell wall hydrolase, protein MREYFSFQSVCLRILFVFFLPLNVFGGAPAKTHTVQPKETAFSISRKYGIDWRILMDWNGKKDTEGLKVGERLRIPPDPNSKNSETPSSSSHSSVSYGNGKFHSPLKKLPPVALPYSNLSYYPNRGVLFKAGRFKEVHPASSGKVVVLDQMDGYRKYIILEHKGGYSSVYANLRSVSVKEGETVKPEDLLGELEDGKGLYFQVNQGNKAIDPIPLLRN, encoded by the coding sequence ATGCGGGAATACTTTTCATTCCAATCCGTTTGCCTCAGAATTCTATTCGTATTCTTTCTCCCGCTAAATGTTTTTGGTGGGGCTCCCGCAAAAACGCATACCGTCCAACCCAAGGAGACTGCATTCTCGATCAGCCGAAAGTATGGGATCGATTGGAGGATCCTAATGGACTGGAATGGTAAGAAGGATACGGAAGGTCTAAAAGTGGGAGAAAGGCTTCGCATTCCTCCGGATCCGAACTCTAAAAATTCGGAAACACCTAGTTCTTCTTCGCATTCTTCCGTCTCTTATGGAAATGGAAAGTTTCATTCTCCTTTGAAGAAGCTTCCTCCAGTCGCCTTGCCTTATTCCAATCTCTCCTATTATCCGAATCGGGGAGTCTTATTCAAGGCGGGACGCTTCAAAGAAGTGCATCCTGCTTCCTCGGGCAAAGTAGTTGTACTGGACCAAATGGACGGTTATAGGAAATATATTATTTTGGAGCATAAGGGCGGATATTCCAGCGTATATGCCAACCTTCGATCCGTTTCCGTAAAGGAAGGAGAAACGGTCAAGCCTGAAGATCTCTTAGGAGAACTGGAAGACGGAAAGGGCCTTTATTTTCAGGTCAATCAGGGGAATAAAGCAATTGATCCGATTCCTCTTCTGAGAAATTAA